The window AATATGAATCGGTATGAACATAATAACTACTATAGGTAAAAGCCAAACGTGAATAGCAAATATATGCTGCATAGTTAAAACCGACGTTTCGGTTCCGCCTTTTACTAAAATCCTTATAAAACCTCCAATGAGCGGAACATGGGATGCTACGTTATCTAAAACGTTTATCGTCCACCACGAATTTTCGTTTCCTACGAGCATATATCCGGTCAAACCAAGTATAACTACGACTGAAAATAAAACCATTCCTGCAACCCACTGCATTTCTCTAGGTTTTTTATAAGAACCTGAAAAATAAACCCTAGACATATGCACCAGAAGGATGAAAATCATAGTAAATGCACCCCATAAGTGGATGCCTAGCACGATATTACCCATTAGAACATGATGCTTTAAAAAATAAGTGGAGTTTCTTGCCATGGGAAAATACGGCACGTAATAAAACAAAAGGAACATTCCCGTTACTACCTGAATTATGAAAAGAAAAGCGAGCAAACTGCCGAAAGTATATGCCCAACCGCCCCTAGCAGGTATTCTTTCGCCGTTAAACTCGTTTATTAGTTCGGTGAGACCAATTCTTTCGTCAAACCATTCCTGAATTTTTTTAAACATCAGATCCCCCTATCCTTTGGATTATCGATAAACTTATTTTGAATTAAAACTTTGCCGCTATTTACTTTATGAACCCATTGATATAAAGGTCTTGGAGGCGGACCGCCCACTACTTTGCCGAGAACGTTAAACATACCGCCGTGACATGGGCATAAGAATTTTTGTCTTGCGGCTATCCAGTGAAGAGGACATCCTAAATGCGTACATTGATTTGAAAAAAAATAAAGTTTTCCGGTTATGTCTTTAACTACTACAACCTGCCTAGGAAGCGTGTTTATT is drawn from Candidatus Acidulodesulfobacterium acidiphilum and contains these coding sequences:
- a CDS encoding ubiquinol-cytochrome c reductase iron-sulfur subunit; its protein translation is MTKSSEDSPSRRTFMTVVIGLISAVIGVAVAIPILGEILSPLFKKRDIVWAELGKIDDLKKIEPLTPKFVPVYFRVKEGWTINTLPRQVVVVKDITGKLYFFSNQCTHLGCPLHWIAARQKFLCPCHGGMFNVLGKVVGGPPPRPLYQWVHKVNSGKVLIQNKFIDNPKDRGI
- a CDS encoding cytochrome bc complex cytochrome b subunit, producing the protein MFKKIQEWFDERIGLTELINEFNGERIPARGGWAYTFGSLLAFLFIIQVVTGMFLLFYYVPYFPMARNSTYFLKHHVLMGNIVLGIHLWGAFTMIFILLVHMSRVYFSGSYKKPREMQWVAGMVLFSVVVILGLTGYMLVGNENSWWTINVLDNVASHVPLIGGFIRILVKGGTETSVLTMQHIFAIHVWLLPIVVIMFIPIHIFLVRKTGEQGMALEYKNSKLPDDDVNKWKHADATVPFFPDQLFKDMIVALGVFAVIYFLAVYYGAAIGPMYRPLALNFAPEADWYFLANEELLKYFPGHGLIIFSTFLVPSLGFAILFALPFIDRGHERSPFKRPAATVLGILFLLLLVYLTLIGGEPKAPATV